From the Marivivens sp. LCG002 genome, the window GAGGTCTTTGACTTCTACGTCGAAACAATGAAACGCCGTGCGCCCGATGCGGCGTGGTGCGCGGCGGGAATCGGGGCAAACCAGCTGACGGTCAACGAATGGGCCATCGCAGCGGGCGGCCACACCCGCGCAGGGCTCGAGGATAACGTGCGGCTCGACCGCGACACCCTCGCACCGTCGAATGCCGCGCTGATCAAACGGGCTGCCGACCTCTGCGACAAATACGGACGACCCGTCGCGACACCTTCTCAGGCCCGCGAGATCCTGGGCCTACGTCCCGCGTCCTGATCAAACAAGCACACCGAAGAATCACGCGCCCGCCGAGCCCCTCGCGCGGGCGCTTTCCGTTTCCACAGCCGATTCGAAGCGGATCGGCGTAAACCCAAGGCATGAAAACAAAAAAGGCGTCTCGAAAGACGCCTTTTTGTGTAAGTGGTGAGCCGTGCAGGATTCGAACCTGCGACCCACTGATTAAAAGTCAGTTGCTCTACCAACTGAGCTAACGGCCCACTGTGGGGCGGCTTCTAGAAATAGTTCGGGGTAGGGTCAACCCGTAAATCGCGTATCTGGAATAAATATTTTCCTCGGCGTATATGAACCTCATGCGGACAGACCAGAACACCCCCCTGCCGTTCATGAAAATGCACGGCCTTGGTAACGATTTTGTCGTTATCGACGAACGCGACACGGGCCCCCTCGTGGACGCGGCGCTTGCCATTGCCATTGCCGACCGCCATCGCGGTGTCGGCTTTGATCAGCTTGCCACACTTTCGAATCGCGCAGGGTCGGATGTGCACCTGACCTTCTGGAACTCCGACGGCAGCCAGAGCGCCGCTTGCGGCAACGCCACGCGCTGTATCGCCCGCCACATCATGGACCAAACGGGCAAGACCGAGCTGACCATCACCACCGACCGCGGCACGCTCTATGCCCGTGACGCAGGCGACGGCCTCACCTCGGTGAACATGGGCCAGCCCCAGCTTCTCTGGCACGAGATTCCCCTTGCTCGCGAAATGGACACGCTCGAGCTTCCGATCGACGGGGCGCCGACCGCAACGGGCATGGGCAACCCCCACTGCACCTTTTTCGTCGAGAACGCCGAGGCGGTAGACATCTGCGCCTTTGGCCCGACGATCGAGCATCACCCGCTCTACCCCCAGCGCACCAATGTTCAGGTGGCAAGCCTTGTCGGCCCCGATCACCTTCGGATGCGCGTCTGGGAGCGCGGCGCGGGCCTGACCCTTGCCTCTGGTTCCTCGTCCTGCGCCACCGCCGTGGCTGCCGCCCGTCGCGGTCTCACGGGGCGCAAGGTGCGCATCGATCTTGACGGCGGCACGCTCCATGTCGACTGGCGCGAAGACGGCGTCTGGATGACAGGCCCCACCGCCCATGTCTTCGACGGGGTATGGCGCGGATGACGGCTCCCCTGTTCACCACCCTCGGCTGTCGTCTCAACGCCTACGAGACCGAAGCCATGAAGGACCTCGCCGCCAAGGCAGGGGTCGAGAACGCCGTGGTCGTGAACACCTGCGCCGTGACCTCCGAAGCCGTGCGCAAAGCCCGCCAAGAGATTCGCAAACTCCGCCGCGACAACCCGAACGCCAAGATCATCGTGACGGGCTGCGCTGCCCAGACCGAACCCGAAACCTTTGCCGCTATGACCGAAGTCGATCTCGTCATCGGCAACACCGAAAAGATGAAGCCCGAGACCTGGGCCAACATGGCCCCCGATCTCATCGGCAAGACCGAGGCCGTGCAGGTCGACGACATCATGTCCGTCACCGAAACCGCAGGGCATCTCATCGACGGTTTCGGCACCCGAAGCCGCGCCTATGTGCAGGTCCAGAACGGCTGCGATCACCGCTGCACGTTCTGCATCATCCCCTATGGTCGCGGCAATTCCCGCTCTGTGCCTGCGGGCGTGGTGGTCGACCAGATCAAACGCCTCGTGGACAAGGGCTTTAACGAAGTTGTCCTGACGGGCGTCGATCTTACCTCTTGGGGTGCCGATCTTCCTGCCGCGCCCAAGCTGGGCGATCTCGTCATGCGCATCCTCAAGCTGGTGCCCGACCTGCCCCGCTTGCGGATTTCCTCCATCGATTCCATCGAAGTGGACGAGAACCTGATGCAGGCCATCGCGACCGAGCCGCGCCTCATGCCGCATCTGCACCTCTCGCTCCAGCACGGGGACGACATGATTCTCAAGCGGATGAAGCGCCGCCACCTGCGCGATGACGCCATCCGTTTCGCAGAAGAAGCCAAGCGCCTGCGTCCCGATATGACCTTTGGCGCCGACATCATCGCGGGCTTTCCGACCGAAACCGAGGCGATGTTCGAAAACTCGCTGAAACTCGTGACCGAATGCGATCTGACGTGGCTCCACGTTTTCCCCTATTCCCCGCGTCCCGGAACCCCCGCCGCGCGGATGCCCCAAGTGAACGGCAAGGCGATCAAGGACCGTGCCGCCCGTCTGCGCGAGGTCGGAGAGACTCAGGTCCGCCGTCACCTTGAGGCGCAGATCGGCAAGACCCATCACATCCTAATGGAAAACGAGCATATGGGCCGCACCGAGCAATTCACCGAAGTGCTTTTCGATACCCCCCAAATCGAAAGCGCCATCGTCACCGCGAAAATCATCGGCGTGACCGAAACCCAGCTCAACGCCTCTCCCCTCTGACAAGAGCCTTGCAACGGGGAGCAGAGGCTCCATACTTCGCCCGAACGCAGTCGGAGACCCAAATGCAGCTCATCTCGTCGCCCATTTCCCCCTTTGTCCGCAAAGTCCGCACTCTGATCGAGGAAGCAGGCAAAACCGACGCCGTTCAGGAATTGGTCGTCGCCACAACTGCGCTCGAGACAGACCCCCAAGCCAAGGCCGCGAACCCGCTGGGCAAAATCCCCGCGCTGATCCGCGCCGACGGCCCGACGCTCTATGACAGCCGCGTCATCACCCGCTATCTAAGCGATATCTGGGACCTTGATCTCTATCCACAGTCGCGCCTCTACGAAACGCTGACCCTCGAGGCGACCGCCGACGGGATCATGGAATCCTGCGTCCTCGTCGTCTACGAATCGCGCCTGCGCCCCGAAGAGCTCCGCTTCAAACCTTGGACCGATGCGCAGCTCGCCAAGGCGCTCAATGGTCTCGCTGCGATCGAGAACCGCTGGATGAGCCACCTGAACGGCCCGCTGGATATGGCCCAGCTCGCCGTCTGCATCGCCATCGACTATCTCGAATTCCGCCTGCCCGAGGTCGCTTGGCGCGCCGATTGCCCCGCGCTTTCCGCGTGGCACAATGCCTTCAAAGAGCGCCCCTCGCTGGTGGCAACCCGTCCCGCCTAGTCGAGATACGTCCAAGTCTCCGCGCCATCAAAGTGCCTCACCCCGAGTTTCAAAAGATCCTCGGGAGAGGCATTGCGCATATTCGCGGCGATGCGGTCGGGATATTCGGCGGAACGGCTTTCCCAATGGGTGACACAGCCGCAACCGCGACACCGCACGAAAGCGAGCCCCTTCTCGCCCCAAGCATATTCCTCAAGACCGCCCGGAGGTGCAGCGACCTTGATCGTCTCGAGGGTGCCATAGGACCAAAGTGCCCCATAGCGACGACAAATCGAACAATTGCAGGATGTAACGGTCTCGGACGGCTCTAAAAGCGTGATTCTGACCGCACCGCAGTGACATTCGACTTCCATCATGGCCCCGACTCCCCTGTTATTCCGACTTTATAGCACCCTGCGCCCGATTGTCCGCTGGACGTAAAGCCATTTGGTAGCTAAACAGCGCCCGAATGGTCAGCGGGAAACCGCTGGCTGTCCTATTCGTATGGGCTATTTTGGCCCGGAAAATTCGGAGATGCACCCCGTGTCACAAGCAGAAGAACACCAGGGCACCCGCCGCGACTTCATTTACTACGCCACCGCAGGTGCTGGCGCAGTAGTGACCGGCGCCGCTGTCTGGCCGCTCGTCAACCAGATGAACCCTTCCGCCGACGTTCAGGCTTTGGCCTCGATCCGCGTCGACGTGAGCAGTGTCGAACCCGGCACGCAGCTGACCGTGCTCTGGCAGGGCAAGCCGGTGTTCATCCGCGCCCGTACTGAGGACGAAATCGCAGCCGCTCGCGCCGTATCGGTCAGCGACCTGCCCGACCAGAACGCCGAAAACGCCAACGCCGCAGCCGGCGCTGACGCATCGGACGAAAACCGCGCCCTGTCGGAAGACGGCGTCTGGCTCGTCCAGATGGGCGTTTGCACCCACCTCGGTTGCGTTCCGCTCGGCGAATCGGGCGACTTCGGCGGGTGGTATTGCCCCTGCCACGGCTCGCACTACGACACCTCGGGCCGTATCCGCAAAGGGCCCGCGCCGCGCAACCTTCCTGTTCCCGTCGCCGCCTTCGTCGACGAAACGACGATCCAACTCGGTTAAGGAGAGCCTGAATGTCCGGTATTCCTCACGACCATTATGAACCGAAGACCAAAGGCGAAAAGTGGGTCCACTCGCGCCTTCCGATCATCGGTCTCATCTATGACACCCTGATGATCCCCACCCCCAAGAACCTCAACTGGATGTGGATCTGGGGCATCGTTCTGGCCTTCACTCTCGGCCTTCAGATCATCACGGGCGTTGTCCTTGTGATGCACTACACCCCGCACGTCGATATGGCCTTCGCGTCGATCGAACACATCATGCGTGACGTGAACGGCGGCCACATGATCCGTTACTTCCACATGAACGGCGCATCGCTGTTCTTTGTGGCTGTTTATGCGCACATCTTCCGCGGCCTCTACTACGGTTCGTACAAGGCGCCCCGCGAAATCACCTGGATCATCGGCATGCTGATGTATCTCGTGATGATGGGCACCGCGTTCATGGGCTATGTTCTGCCTTGGGGTCAGATGTCGTTCCACGGCACCGCGGTTATCACCGGTCTCTTCGGCGCGATCCCGTTCATCGGTGAATCGATCCAGACCTGGCTCCTCGGCGCTTCGGCCGTTGGTCAGCCCGCTCTGAACCGCTTCTTCTCGCTGCACTACCTCCTGCCCTTTATCCTTGCAGGTCTGACCATCGTGCACATCTGGGCCTTCCACTCGACGGGTAACAACAACCCGACCGGTGTAGAAGTCCGCCGCACCTCGAAAGAAGACGCCAAGAAAGACACCCTGCCCTTCTGGCCCTACTTCGTGATCAAGGACCTCTTCGCTCTCGCAGTGATCCTCGTTGTCTTCGTTGCCATCGTCGGCTTCATGCCGAACTACCTCGGCCACCCCGACAACTACATCAAGGCGAACGCGCTCGCGACTCCGGCTCACATCGTTCCCGAATGGTACTTCCTGCCGTTCTACGCGATCCTTCGTGCGTTCACCGCCGATGTTTGGGCTGTTCAGTTCGTGAACTGGATCTCCTTCGGCATCATCGACGCGAAGTTCTTCGGCGTTCTGGCGATGTTCGGCGCGATCGCAGTTATGGCGCTGGCTCCGTGGCTTGACACCTCTTCCGTCCGTTCGGGCCGCTTCCGTCCGATGTTCAAGTGGTGGTTCGCGCTTCTCGCAGTGGACTTCATGGTCCTCATGTGGGTCGGCGCCCAGTCCACGACCTTCCCCTATGACTGGATTTCGCTCATCGCCGCGACCTACTGGTTTGCTTATTTCCTCGTCATCCTCCCGCTTCTGGGTGTGATCGAGAAGCCGACCAAAGCTCCGGCAACGATCGAAGAAGACTTCAACGCCCATTACGGCAAATCGTCCGGCAATCCGGCCGAGTGAGAAAGGACAAGAAACTGATGTTCCGTAAACTCACCATCACTGCTGCTGTCGCTCTGGGCCTCTCCACCGGTGCGGCCTTCGCAGCGGGCGGCGAATCCCACGTCGAGGACTTCGCTTTCTCGTTCGAAGGTCCCTTCGGCAGCTACGACCAGAACCAGCTTCAGCGCGGTCTGAAAATCTACACCGAGGTTTGCTCGGCATGCCACGGCCTCGAGTTCGTTGCATTCCGCACCCTCGGTGACGAAGGCGGACCCCACTACTCCGAAGATCAGGTGCGTGCATACGCCTCGAACTTCGAAGTTTGGGACCCCTCCCTCGCAGAAGGCGAAGGCGACTTCCGTCCGGCCACTCCGGCCGACAAGTTCCCTGGCTCCGCGCTCTCGAACGCGCCCGACCTTTCGCTGATGGCAAAGGCCCGCGCTGGCTTCCACGGCCCCTACGGTCTTGGTCTGAACCAGCTCATCAAGGGCATGGGCGGCGCTGAGTATATCGCTTCGCTGCTCCACGGCTACGAAGAAGCGCCCTCCTGTGCGCCCGAGGATTTCGACGGCTACTACAACACGGTCTTTACGGCTGGCGGCTATCCCGACGCCTGTAAGGACGAGAATGGCAACCACCTCTATCCGGGTTCCTGGATCGCGATGGCTCCGCCGCTCGTCGGTGAAGACGTCGAGTTCGACGACGGCCACTCGAACGAACTGCACCACGAAGTTCAGGACGTTGCTGCATTCCTGATGTGGGCCGCAGAACCCAAGCTCGTTCAGCGTAAAGACGCTGGCCTGACCGGTGTGATCTTCCTCACCATCCTGTCGGTCCTTCTTTACCTGACCAACAAGCGCCTCTGGGCACCGCACAAGAACGGTCGCAAAGAGGACTAAGTCCGAATAAAAAGGCCCGCCAATCGGCGGGCCTTTTCTTTAGTGGCCGAGATATTCTCTCAACGCATCCGTCGGCACCTCGAAGAGATCGCGCGTCGGCACGGGCTGTGTCGCTTCCCCCCGCATCACCACGATCACCTGATCCGCAACCCGCTTGGCGTCCTCGGGATCATGCGTCACCATCAGGATCGTGCGCCCCGCAAGCCGCTCTTTGACAAGATCGAGCATCTCGATCCGCAAAGCAGGCCCAAGCGCCGAAAACGGCTCATCCAAGAGCACAACGTCCTTGTCCTGAAGCAGCACCCGCGCCAGAGCCACGCGGCTCTGCTGTCCGCCCGAGAGCTCCGAGGGCTTCCGCTCCGCCATCCCCTCAAGCCCGACCGAAGCAATCACCTCGCGCACCTGCGCGGCCTCTTGTGCATCAAGCCGACCCGAAGGCCGCAGCCCGAGGGCAATATTCTGGACCACCGTCAGATGCGGAAACAGGTTCCCGTCCTGAAACAGCGAAGCAATCGACCTCTCGCTCGGCGGCAAATCGGTGACATCGCGCCCGCCGATGAAAATCCGCCCCTGATTGACCTGATAAAACCCGCCGATCAGCGAAAGGAGCGACGATTTCCCCGCCCCCGACGGTCCGATCAATGCGGTGATCGCCCCCTCTTTGACCGCAAAATCGGCGGCGAGCCGAAACGGCCCCTGTTCGATCAGCACAGTCTCAAGACGCAGCATCCGAACGCCCTCCTCGGTCAAAAATCCAGAACAAGCCAAGGCTCAGGATCAACAAGAGCAAAGCCGCCCCCGCAGATTGCCCTGTGCGATAGGACCCCATGAGCTGATACATCACAAGCGGAAGCGTCGCCTGCCCATCCGTCGCGAAAAGCGCAATGACCCCGAGGTCCCCCATCGACAAAGCCGCAGTCAGCCCTGCCGCAAACCCCAATGGCCGCCGGATACGCGGCAACACGAGGATGCGCATACGGTTCCACCCGCGCAGCCCCAGCGAATCCGCAAGCCGCCCGTAATCGGCCTCGACCTGCGCAACGGCGGGCTGGATCACGCGGAGCACGAAAGGAAGGCTCATCACCGCATTGAGAAGCGCCGTGACAGCCAGCGCCAGCTTGGGCGGACTGATGAACGGCTGCACAATAAGGAAAAGCCCCGTCCCGAGCACAAGCGAAGACGCAGCCAGCGGCAAAGCCCCGACGAGCGACATCACGCCTCCGCCCCGTATCGCCATCGCCAAGCTGATCGCGATGGCCAGCGCAGTCGAGACCAGAGCCACAGCGACCGACCTCAGCGCCGCTTCGAACACCAGCGGCGGCAGTTCGAACAACGACGGCAAGCCGCGCAGGACGACCATTCCCAAGGGAAGGATCAGAAACAGGAACGCAAGGCCCAGCGCGACGATGTCCACGCCCAAGCCCCCTCGGTCCCAGCGTTGCACCACGCGGTCCAAGCCTGCACCAAGCGCCCTCTCGCCCGACACGCGCCACGCCAGAACCGCCGCCAGCGCGCAAAGCCCGAACTGCACCACAGAAAGCACCGCCGCCTTGCCGAGATCAAAGTCGAAGCGCACCGCCTGATAGATGGCAAGCTCGACCGTCGTCGCCCTCGGCCCGCCCCCCAGCGTCAGCGCCACCGCAAAGGACGTGAGGCACATCACAAAGATCACCACAAACGTGCCGGGGATCACCGCGCGGAGCATCGGGACTTCAAGCACCCGCCAAACAGGCACCCCGAGACTCGCCGCCAGTCGGAACCGCTCCACAGGGATATCGAGCCACCCTTGGAGCAGGAACCGCACTGCCAGCGGAAGATTGAAAAACACATGGGCAAGGATCACACCCCAGAACCCATAGATCGACACCTTGGCAAAGCCCAAAACCGCCAAAGCCTCGTTCAAAAGCCCGTTGCGCCCGAAAACAGCCAAAAGCCCGAGCACAGCCACAATAACAGGGAGGATAAACGGCGCTCCGAGAAGCGTAATCAAGAGGCCCCGTCCGCGAAACTTGCGCCGCGCCAATGCCCGCGCCACAGGGACCGCCAGCACCACGCTAAAGAGCGCGGAAACCAGCGCTTGGACAATCGTAAAGCGGATAGCGGCAAGGTCCGCCGCCCCAAGCGACGCAGGGCCGTTCGCCCCAAGGCCAACGGCAAGCAAAGTGCCTACCACGATGAACAGCACGAGCGCGGCAGCCACCGCGCCCGGCCATCGTGGGAGACTTACTGGGCGAGCGCGGCGCGCCACTCTTCAATCGCTGCGTCTGCGGCCGCTGTCGCCTCGGCGGGGTCAAGCAAAAGAGCCTTTTCGGGGGTGATCAGCGTTTCGAACCCTTCGGGCAAACCCGCATCTAGCTGAACCGCAGGATACATCCAGTTGGTCGTCGGAATGACCGACTGGAACGCATCCGTCACCATGAAAGCAAGGAACGCATCGGCAAGATCGCTCTGATCCGTCGTTGCGACCTTGGCCGCGACTTCGACCTGCATGTAATGCCCCTCGTCAAAGGCCCAAGCGACCTTCGAGGCGTCTTCCTCGGCAATCAGGTGATAGGCGGGCGAGGTGGTATAGGACAGCACCGCATCCGCTTCACCCTCAAGGAAAAGCCCATAAGCCTCGGACCAGCCGGGGGTCACGGTGACGATGTTATCGGCCAGATCCGCCCAAAGCGCCGCCGCCTCGTCGCCATAGGCCGCCTTGACCCACATCACGAGCCCGAGACCGGGGGTCGACGAGCGCGGGTCCTGAATAACGATCTTGAGATCACTCTCGGCCAAAGCGCGCAGCGACGCGGGCGCCTCCGTCTCGGCCCCCGCCACAAAGGCGAAATAGCCCCAGTCGAACGGCACGAACATGCTGTCCGCCCAGTCTACGGGAAGAGCATAATCCGCCTCGACCGCGACATCGGCAAAAAGCCCGCTAGCCGCCGCATCGCCCATCAGGCTGTTATCCAGCCCGAGCACGATATCCGCATCGGTGCCCGCCCCTTCGAGCTTGATCCGCGACAAGAGCGCCGCGCCGTCGCCTGCAGCGACAAATTCCAGATCACAGGCACAGTTCGCCTCGAATGCAGCCTCCACCGCAGGGCCGGGACCCCACTCGGTGTTGAAGCTGTCATAGGTGTAAACGGTGAGCACAGGGGTCTCGGCCATAGCGCCAGTGGCAACAAGGCAAAGTCCCGCGACATGGCTCAGATGTTTGGTCTTCATTTGGTCATCCTTTTTCATGCGCCGGACGGATGGGGGCATTGGGGATGATCCCGTTACCTTCCCTCCGCCGGTTCTAACCGGTTCAGGTTCAACGGGTCCGCTTTCGCATCTCAGCTCTGGCCGAAACCAGAGCACCCCGAGGTAAGGCGAAACATAGCTCCAAGATTCCAATGCGCAAGGGCCAAGATTTTTGACCAAGAACCTTGGCCTAGAGCCGCTTGCAGGATAATGGGGAAACAAAGGAGACCGCCATGTCGCTCAACACGTTCGGACACATCTATCGCACCACCACTTGGGGAGAGAGCCACGGCCCTGCCCTTGGCGCTGTTGTCGACGGCTGCCCTCCGGGTGTGGCGCTCGATCCCGCGATGATCCAACAGTGGCTGGACAAGCGCAAACCGGGTCAGAACAAGAACACGACCCAGCGCAACGAACCCGACGAGGTGGAAATCCTCTCGGGCGTGTTCGAAGGTAAAACCACGGGCACTTCGATCAGTCTCCTGATCCGCAACACCGACCAGCGCTCCAAAGATTACGGCGACATCGCCCAGACCTTCCGCCCCGGTCATGCCGACATCACCTATCACCAGAAATACGGCTTCCGCGACTATCGCGGCGGCGGTCGTTCGTCGGCGCGTGAAACCGCGGCCCGCGTGGCCTCTGGCGGTGTCGCGCGCGAAGTGCTCAAGGCTCTCGTGCCGAACCTCGAAATCAAGGGCTATATGGTCCAGATGGGCCCGCGCGTCATCGACCGCGACCGCTTCGACTGGGGCCAGATCGATCAGAACGACTTCTGGTGCCCCGACGCCGAAACCGCCAAGCTTTGGGAAGACGACCTCGACCACCTCCGCCGCAAGGACCACAATTCGGTTGGCGCCGTGATCGAAGTCGTGGCCCGCGGCGTGCCCGCAGGCATCGGCGCTCCGATCTACGGCAAGCTGGACACCGACCTTGCCGCTGCCATGATGTCGATCAACGCCGTCAAAGGCGTCGAGATCGGTGAAGGCATGGCCGCAGCCGCCCTCACAGGCCGCGACAACGCCGACGAGATTTTCATGGGTCCGAACGGCCCCGAATACAGCTCGAACCACGCCGGCGGCATTCTGGGCGGTATCTCGACAGGTCAGGACGTTGTGGTCCGTTTCGCGGTCAAGCCGACATCGTCGATCCTCAGCCCCCGCGCTTCGATCCGCATCGACGGCACCCCGACCGAGGTCGTGACCAAGGGCCGCCACGACCCCTGTGTCGGCATCCGTGCCGTTCCCGTGGGCGAAGCGATGATGGCCTGCGTGATCCTCGATCACATCCTTCTGGATCGCGCCCAAACAGGCGGTGTGCGCGGGATCATCGGCTAAATGCTCGAGATCATCGGGATCACCTTTCCGGTCTTCGGCCTCATCGCCTTGGGCTATGCCGTCGTCTGGAAGGGCCTTTTCTCCCAAGATGATCTCAAGGTCTTCGGCAAATACGTCCTGAATATCGCGCTTCCCGCGCTCCTCTTTTCTGCGCTCGCCCGCAACCCGATCTCCGAGGTGTTCCAACCCGAGTATATCGCGATCTACGGCATCGCGTCGCTCGGCTCGATGGGCCTAAGCTACCTTTGGTTCACGCTGCGCCCCACGGGGCCCGCCCGCCGCGCCATCGCGGTCATGGGCGCGGGCTGTCCGAACTCGGGCTACCTCGGCTTGCCCATCCTGATGCTTGCCTTCCCGAATGTCGCGGCCAGCGCGATCTCGATGAACCTGATCGTCGAAAACCTTGTGATGGTGCCGCTTTCGCTCCTGCTGCTCGACCTCTCGCGGCCGCGCGACGGCCAGAGCATGGCCAAACTGCTCGGCGGTATCTTTCTCGGCATTCTGAAACGCCCGATGATCATCGGCATGATCCTCGGTATGCTGACCTCGATCCTCGGCGGGCATCTCCCCGTCCCGTTCGAGCGCCTCACGACCCTCCTTGCAGGCTCCACCGCCCCGATTGCTCTGATGGTGATCGGTGGCTCTCTGGTCGGTCTGCCGCTTCAGGGCAACCTCTCCATGGCGCTCCAGATCGTAGTGACCAAGCTGATCCTCCACCCCGCTCTCGCCGCGCTCATCATTATGGCGGGGGCAACGCTCGGCCTCTCGGGGATGGACCCGACACTTGCCGCCGCGCTCATCGTCTCGGCGTCCATGCCCATGCTCGGCATCTACGCCATCCTCGCACAGGACTACGGCCACGCAGGCATGGCCTCTATGGCCATGCTCGGAAGCGTCGTCTTCGGCTTCTTCACCAGCTCGGCGTTGTTATTTCTGCTGCTCTAGGCGCTGCTGTTTCGACAGTTGCACCGCAAGGATACCACCCGCGATAATCGCCACCCCAAGGTAATCGAGCGTCCCGATATGCTCGCCCAAAAGAGCCGCGGCAATCGCGACCCCGAAGAACGGGTTGAGAAAGTGGAAAGTCGCGGCCTTCACCGCCCCGATGCGCTGCACCAAAAGGAACCAGACAAAGGTCGCCAGCAATCCGGGCACCAGCGTCGTATAGGCAAAGGCAACGACAAGCTCGACGCTCCACGTGATCTCCAGCGTCTCGAAGATCGCCGCAGGCACCGAGAGAACCGCCGACCCGATAAGCATCTGTAGCCCGACGATCATCAACAGGTTTCCTCCTGATGACGCGCCCCGCACCGAAAGCGTTGCAATCGCCAGCGCGATCACCCCGATCACACAGATCCCAAGCCCAAACGTATCGATCCCGCCGCTCAGACGCGCGCCCATGATGATGGCAACCCCGATGATCCCCGCGACAAGTCCGACCATGCCAAGCCCGTTCGGGCGATCCCCAAGGAAGGCCCAGCCGAAAATCGCCACGATCAAGGGCATCGTCGCCGCCACAATCGCCGCAACCGAAGCCTCGATCGTCTGCATGGCAAGGAAAAAGAGCCCAAGGTAAAGCGCGTTCTGGCAGACCCCGAAAATCACGGTCGAGCGCCACTGCGCGCGGCTCAGCTTGGCGCTTTGCCCAAAAGCGAATGCAATCGCAATCCCCAAGCCGCCCGAAACCAGAAACCGCAAGGCAAGCGCCGTCATCGGCGGTGCATATTCAACGATCACCCGCGCCGAGGTGAAAGCCGAAGACCACATCAACGCAAACGCGATGCCCATTGCCACTGCTCTAAGGTCCATGATCTCTCCAAACGAAAAAGGGCCGCCCTCGGGCGACCCTTTCCGAAACTGTGCCGAGGTGCAAGACCCCAGTCGAGCCTTAGCCGTTCACGCTGTCCTTGAGCGCTTTGGCGATGGTCATCTTGACGACCTTGTCGGACTCTTTTTTGATCTGCTCGCCGGTGGCGGGGTTGCGCACCATACGCTCTGGACGCTCGCGGCAGTAGATTTTGCCAACGCCGGGCAGGGTCACTGCGCCGCCGGCGGAAACTTCTTTGGTGATGATAGCAAGAAGCGCCTCAAGGCTAGCAGCTGCGGTCTTCTTGTCGGTGCCTGCGTCGTCAGCGATTGCAGCTACGAGCTGGGCTTTGGTCATCGGCTTTGCCATCTTTATGGTCTCCCTTATTTGCCCGATTTGTAGGGCCTCATGCCCCGCATTCTAACGGTATGTTGTGCATCACCACAACGAATTGTGTGCCTTTGCAAGTATAAAAAGCCTATTTTATTGGAAAACAGACATTTCAGAGGAAGGCTGTTTCCTCAAAACTGCGCAATTTACGGCTATGGATACGCTCAAGCGGCATTTCCCGCAGCAATTCCATCGCCCGCACACCGACCATCAGGTGATTTGCGACCTGTGTTTTATAGAAATCAGACGCCATTCCGGGAAGCTTGAGTTCCCCGTGAAGCGGCTTGTCCGACACGCACAAAAGCGTCCCATAGGGCACGCGGAAACGGAAC encodes:
- a CDS encoding ATP-binding cassette domain-containing protein, which translates into the protein MLRLETVLIEQGPFRLAADFAVKEGAITALIGPSGAGKSSLLSLIGGFYQVNQGRIFIGGRDVTDLPPSERSIASLFQDGNLFPHLTVVQNIALGLRPSGRLDAQEAAQVREVIASVGLEGMAERKPSELSGGQQSRVALARVLLQDKDVVLLDEPFSALGPALRIEMLDLVKERLAGRTILMVTHDPEDAKRVADQVIVVMRGEATQPVPTRDLFEVPTDALREYLGH
- a CDS encoding thiamine/thiamine pyrophosphate ABC transporter permease ThiP, which encodes MARRARPVSLPRWPGAVAAALVLFIVVGTLLAVGLGANGPASLGAADLAAIRFTIVQALVSALFSVVLAVPVARALARRKFRGRGLLITLLGAPFILPVIVAVLGLLAVFGRNGLLNEALAVLGFAKVSIYGFWGVILAHVFFNLPLAVRFLLQGWLDIPVERFRLAASLGVPVWRVLEVPMLRAVIPGTFVVIFVMCLTSFAVALTLGGGPRATTVELAIYQAVRFDFDLGKAAVLSVVQFGLCALAAVLAWRVSGERALGAGLDRVVQRWDRGGLGVDIVALGLAFLFLILPLGMVVLRGLPSLFELPPLVFEAALRSVAVALVSTALAIAISLAMAIRGGGVMSLVGALPLAASSLVLGTGLFLIVQPFISPPKLALAVTALLNAVMSLPFVLRVIQPAVAQVEADYGRLADSLGLRGWNRMRILVLPRIRRPLGFAAGLTAALSMGDLGVIALFATDGQATLPLVMYQLMGSYRTGQSAGAALLLLILSLGLFWIFDRGGRSDAAS
- the thiB gene encoding thiamine ABC transporter substrate binding subunit, which gives rise to MKTKHLSHVAGLCLVATGAMAETPVLTVYTYDSFNTEWGPGPAVEAAFEANCACDLEFVAAGDGAALLSRIKLEGAGTDADIVLGLDNSLMGDAAASGLFADVAVEADYALPVDWADSMFVPFDWGYFAFVAGAETEAPASLRALAESDLKIVIQDPRSSTPGLGLVMWVKAAYGDEAAALWADLADNIVTVTPGWSEAYGLFLEGEADAVLSYTTSPAYHLIAEEDASKVAWAFDEGHYMQVEVAAKVATTDQSDLADAFLAFMVTDAFQSVIPTTNWMYPAVQLDAGLPEGFETLITPEKALLLDPAEATAAADAAIEEWRAALAQ
- the aroC gene encoding chorismate synthase yields the protein MSLNTFGHIYRTTTWGESHGPALGAVVDGCPPGVALDPAMIQQWLDKRKPGQNKNTTQRNEPDEVEILSGVFEGKTTGTSISLLIRNTDQRSKDYGDIAQTFRPGHADITYHQKYGFRDYRGGGRSSARETAARVASGGVAREVLKALVPNLEIKGYMVQMGPRVIDRDRFDWGQIDQNDFWCPDAETAKLWEDDLDHLRRKDHNSVGAVIEVVARGVPAGIGAPIYGKLDTDLAAAMMSINAVKGVEIGEGMAAAALTGRDNADEIFMGPNGPEYSSNHAGGILGGISTGQDVVVRFAVKPTSSILSPRASIRIDGTPTEVVTKGRHDPCVGIRAVPVGEAMMACVILDHILLDRAQTGGVRGIIG
- a CDS encoding AEC family transporter gives rise to the protein MLEIIGITFPVFGLIALGYAVVWKGLFSQDDLKVFGKYVLNIALPALLFSALARNPISEVFQPEYIAIYGIASLGSMGLSYLWFTLRPTGPARRAIAVMGAGCPNSGYLGLPILMLAFPNVAASAISMNLIVENLVMVPLSLLLLDLSRPRDGQSMAKLLGGIFLGILKRPMIIGMILGMLTSILGGHLPVPFERLTTLLAGSTAPIALMVIGGSLVGLPLQGNLSMALQIVVTKLILHPALAALIIMAGATLGLSGMDPTLAAALIVSASMPMLGIYAILAQDYGHAGMASMAMLGSVVFGFFTSSALLFLLL
- a CDS encoding DMT family transporter; protein product: MDLRAVAMGIAFALMWSSAFTSARVIVEYAPPMTALALRFLVSGGLGIAIAFAFGQSAKLSRAQWRSTVIFGVCQNALYLGLFFLAMQTIEASVAAIVAATMPLIVAIFGWAFLGDRPNGLGMVGLVAGIIGVAIIMGARLSGGIDTFGLGICVIGVIALAIATLSVRGASSGGNLLMIVGLQMLIGSAVLSVPAAIFETLEITWSVELVVAFAYTTLVPGLLATFVWFLLVQRIGAVKAATFHFLNPFFGVAIAAALLGEHIGTLDYLGVAIIAGGILAVQLSKQQRLEQQK